GCTCGACCGTGCGCAGATCCGGCAGCACCAGCGAGGCGGTATAGCCGGTGGCCACCACCGCGACATTGTCCCCGGCGAATCCGTCGACGTCCTCACGGATTCGGTTGACCAGCCCGTCGACCAGCCCGGCGAACCCGAAAACGGCGCCGGCCTGCATGCATTCGACGGTGTTCTTGCCGATCACCGAGCGCGGACGGGTCAACTCGACCCTGCGCAGCGCGGCTGAACGCGCGGCGGCGGCATCCGAGGACACCTGCACGCCTGGCGCGATCGCCCCACCGAGGAACTCCCCCTTCGCCGACACCACGTCGACGCAGATCGACGAACCGAAATCGACGATGATCGCTGCTGTGCCGTATTTGTGGTATGCGGCAAGGCAATTCACGATCCGGTCGGCGCCGACTTCCTTGGGGTTGTCGACCAGCAGCGGGATTCCGGTGCGCACCCCCGGCTCGATCAGCACATGCGGCACCGTCGGCCAGTACTGCTCGAGCATGAGCCGCACCTCGTGCAACACCGAGGGCACGGTCGACAGCCCGGCAGCCCCGGTCAGCCGCTCGGAGTCATCGCCGATCAGTCCGTCGATGGTGAGCGCCAACTCGTCGGCGGTCACCTCGGATTCGGTGCGGATCCGCCACTGCTGCACCACTTTCGCGTGGTCTCCCGAACCGGAGATCAGCCCGACGATGGTGTGGGTGTTGCGGACGTCGATCGCGAGGAGCATCAGCGCGGCGACATCAGTTCGGACGCATCCTCGGGAACGTAGGCCGGATCGTGGCCGTGCTCACCGAGGTCGATCTGCTTGTTGTCGGCGTCCACGAACACGATCCGCGGACGGTAGGCGCGGGCCTCCGCATCCTCCATCACCCCGTAGGCGATGAGGATGACCAGATCGCCCGGGTGAATGAGATGCGCTGCGGCACCGTTGATCCCGATCACACCGGTGCCACGCTCGCCGGTGATGGCGTAGGTGACCAGCCGGGCTCCGTTGTCGATGTCGACGATCGTCACCTGCTCGCCTTCGAGCAGGTCGGCCGCCTCCATCAGATCGGCGTCGATGGTCACCGAACCCACGTAGTGCAGGTCGGCCTGCGTCACCGTGGCGCGGTGGATCTTGGATTTCAGCATGGTGCGTTGCATCAGTTCCTCCAGGGCAGTTCGTGGTTGTCGCCGTCACCGACGCGGGGATGTCCGTCGATACCCGCCGACGCTCCGATGTCGACAGAGATGTTGTCCAGCAGTCGGGTTCGGCCCAGCCTGGCGGCCACCAGCAGCCGGGCCTGGCCTTCGGCAGGCGCCGGCCCCAGCAGCGGGTCGCGCACTTCCAGGTAGTCGACCTCGATGGCGGGCACCTCGTCGAGCACCGCCCGGGCTGCGTCGACGGCCGCAGACGCGCCGCCTGCGGCCGCATACTTGCCTGCCAGCAGCGCG
The window above is part of the Mycolicibacterium fortuitum subsp. fortuitum genome. Proteins encoded here:
- a CDS encoding type III pantothenate kinase, with amino-acid sequence MLLAIDVRNTHTIVGLISGSGDHAKVVQQWRIRTESEVTADELALTIDGLIGDDSERLTGAAGLSTVPSVLHEVRLMLEQYWPTVPHVLIEPGVRTGIPLLVDNPKEVGADRIVNCLAAYHKYGTAAIIVDFGSSICVDVVSAKGEFLGGAIAPGVQVSSDAAAARSAALRRVELTRPRSVIGKNTVECMQAGAVFGFAGLVDGLVNRIREDVDGFAGDNVAVVATGYTASLVLPDLRTVEHYDRHLTLDGLRLVFERNRDSQRGRLKPAK
- the panD gene encoding aspartate 1-decarboxylase, coding for MQRTMLKSKIHRATVTQADLHYVGSVTIDADLMEAADLLEGEQVTIVDIDNGARLVTYAITGERGTGVIGINGAAAHLIHPGDLVILIAYGVMEDAEARAYRPRIVFVDADNKQIDLGEHGHDPAYVPEDASELMSPR